The following proteins are encoded in a genomic region of Pseudorca crassidens isolate mPseCra1 chromosome 1, mPseCra1.hap1, whole genome shotgun sequence:
- the ZFYVE19 gene encoding abscission/NoCut checkpoint regulator: MENRCYGCAVKFTLFKKEYGCKNCGRAFCSGCLSFSAAVPRAGNTQQKVCKQCHEVLTRGSAPANASKWSPPQNYKKRVAALEAKQKPNTPQSHGLTQQDQVIAERLARLRQENKPKSVPSQAEIEARLVALRDAPQGSIPSTQEMEARLASLQGRVPPSQTPQLAHQPPDTRTQAQQTQDLLTELAAEVAIDESWERGGPAASIQNDLNQGDPGAQSTSCKGQATWSLEEEKRRLLAEAAVTLREENTRQERILALAKRLAVLQGRDPDRVTLQDYRLPDSDDEEDEETAIQRVLQQLTEEAALDEASGFNIPAEPALRPQAQSCRAEPEVQAVAARPEAEEEELPWCCICNEDATLRCASCDGDLYCVRCFREGHDAFELKEHQTSAYHPQHKSREH, translated from the exons ATGGAGAATAGGTGCTACGGCTGCGCTGTCAAGTTCACCCTCTTCAAGAAGGAG TACGGCTGTAAGAACTGTGGCCGGGCCTTCTGTTCCGGCTGTCTTAGCTTCAGTGCAGCGGTTCCCCGGGCTGGAAACACCCAACAGAAAGTCTGCAAGCAGTGCCATGAGGTTCTGACCAG AGGATCTGCTCCTGCCAATGCCTCCAAGTGGTCACCACCTCAGAACTATAAGAA GCGTGTGGCAGCCTTGGAAGCCAAGCAGAAGCCCAACACTCCCCAGAGCCATGGACTGACCCAGCAAGACCAAGTCATTGCTGAGCGCCTAGCACGGCTCCGCCAGGAGAACAAGCCCA AGTCAGTGCCCTCGCAGGCGGAGATAGAAGCCAGGCTAGTTGCACTGAGGGATGCACCCCAGGGTTCCATCCCTTCCACCCAGGAGATGGAGGCACGGCTTGCTTCACTGCAGGGCAGAGTTCCACCTTCTCAGACCCCCCAGCTG GCACATCAGCCACCAGACACCAGGACCCAGGCCCAGCAGACACAGGATCTGCTGACAGAGCTAGCAGCGGAGGTGGCTATTGATGAGAGCTGGGAACGAGGAGGCCCAG CCGCCTCTATCCAGAATGACCTCAACCAGGGGGACCCAGGGGCCCAGAGCACCAGCTGCAAGGGACAGGCCACCTGGTccctggaggaggagaagaggaggctgCTGGCTGAGGCAGCAGTCACACTTCGGGAGGAGAACACAAGGCAGGAGCGGATCCTGGCCCTCGCCAAGCGCCTGGCCGTGCTGCAGGGACGCGACCCCGATAGAG TGACCCTACAGGACTACCGCCTTCCAGACAGTGATGACGAAGAGGATGAGGAGACAGCCATCCAGAGAGTCCTTCAGCAG CTCACTGAAGAAGCTGCCCTGGATGAGGCAAGTGGCTTTAACATCCCTGCAGAGCCAGCTCTCCGACCCCAAGCCCAATCCTGCAGGGCAGAGCCTGAG GTTCAGGCTGTGGCCGCCAGGCCTGAGGCTGAGGAAGAGGAGCTCCCCTGGTGCTGCATCTGCAATGAGGATGCCACCCTGCGCTGTGCTAGCTGTGACGGAGACCTCTACTGTGTCCGCTGCTTCCG GGAAGGCCATGATGCCTTTGAACTTAAAGAGCACCAGACATCTGCCTACCACCCCCAGCATAAAAGCCGAGAGCACTGA
- the PPP1R14D gene encoding protein phosphatase 1 regulatory subunit 14D isoform X1, producing the protein MLSSSPASCTSPNPNEENPRKKVQWASGRRRTSSTDSKSQSDPSKASRSRKLSRLTVKYDRGQLQSWLEMEQWVDAQVQDLFQVLSFLLGAARACDSSRINQLLLSLRSTWRLSWNYPQRSRRLSWRLFSKTAPTPQSLLSLSCSVNSRNFGDSVGLRNKPCETTFISFSTARSALNPWILG; encoded by the exons ATGCTGTCTTCAAGCCCTGCCTCCTGCACATCTCCCAACCCGAACGAGGAGAATCCAAGAAAGAAGGTCCAGTGGGCTTCTGGGAGGAGGAGGACGTCATCCACAGACTCAAAGTCCCAGTCCGACCCCTCCAAAGCGTCCAGGTCCCGGAAACTCAGCCGGCTGACGGTGAAGTATGACCGGGGGCAGCTCCAGAGCTGGCTGGAGATGGAGCAGTGGGTGGACGCCCAGGTTCAGGATCTCTTCCAG GTCCTGTCTTTTCTTTTGGGGGCAGCAAGGGCTTGTGATTCTTCCAG gatcaaccaACTCCTTCTGAGCCTGAGATCGACCTGGAGGCTCTCATGGAACTATCCACAGAGGAGCAGAAGACTCAGTTGGAG GCTATTCTCCAAAactgcccccaccccacagaG CCTTTTATCTCTGAGCTGCTCAGTCAACTCAAGAAATTTCGGAGACTCAGTCGGCCTCAGAAATAAGCCTTGTGAGACTACCTTCATCAGCTTCAGCACTGCCAGGTCTGCCCTGAACCCCTGGATCCTGGGCTGA
- the PPP1R14D gene encoding protein phosphatase 1 regulatory subunit 14D isoform X4 gives MLSSSPASCTSPNPNEENPRKKVQWASGRRRTSSTDSKSQSDPSKASRSRKLSRLTVKYDRGQLQSWLEMEQWVDAQVQDLFQDQPTPSEPEIDLEALMELSTEEQKTQLEAILQNCPHPTEPFISELLSQLKKFRRLSRPQK, from the exons ATGCTGTCTTCAAGCCCTGCCTCCTGCACATCTCCCAACCCGAACGAGGAGAATCCAAGAAAGAAGGTCCAGTGGGCTTCTGGGAGGAGGAGGACGTCATCCACAGACTCAAAGTCCCAGTCCGACCCCTCCAAAGCGTCCAGGTCCCGGAAACTCAGCCGGCTGACGGTGAAGTATGACCGGGGGCAGCTCCAGAGCTGGCTGGAGATGGAGCAGTGGGTGGACGCCCAGGTTCAGGATCTCTTCCAG gatcaaccaACTCCTTCTGAGCCTGAGATCGACCTGGAGGCTCTCATGGAACTATCCACAGAGGAGCAGAAGACTCAGTTGGAG GCTATTCTCCAAAactgcccccaccccacagaG CCTTTTATCTCTGAGCTGCTCAGTCAACTCAAGAAATTTCGGAGACTCAGTCGGCCTCAGAAATAA
- the PPP1R14D gene encoding protein phosphatase 1 regulatory subunit 14D isoform X3 — translation MLRALSPASCTSPNPNEENPRKKVQWASGRRRTSSTDSKSQSDPSKASRSRKLSRLTVKYDRGQLQSWLEMEQWVDAQVQDLFQDQPTPSEPEIDLEALMELSTEEQKTQLEAILQNCPHPTEPFISELLSQLKKFRRLSRPQK, via the exons ATGCTGAGGGCTCTCAG CCCTGCCTCCTGCACATCTCCCAACCCGAACGAGGAGAATCCAAGAAAGAAGGTCCAGTGGGCTTCTGGGAGGAGGAGGACGTCATCCACAGACTCAAAGTCCCAGTCCGACCCCTCCAAAGCGTCCAGGTCCCGGAAACTCAGCCGGCTGACGGTGAAGTATGACCGGGGGCAGCTCCAGAGCTGGCTGGAGATGGAGCAGTGGGTGGACGCCCAGGTTCAGGATCTCTTCCAG gatcaaccaACTCCTTCTGAGCCTGAGATCGACCTGGAGGCTCTCATGGAACTATCCACAGAGGAGCAGAAGACTCAGTTGGAG GCTATTCTCCAAAactgcccccaccccacagaG CCTTTTATCTCTGAGCTGCTCAGTCAACTCAAGAAATTTCGGAGACTCAGTCGGCCTCAGAAATAA
- the PPP1R14D gene encoding protein phosphatase 1 regulatory subunit 14D isoform X2, producing MLRALSPASCTSPNPNEENPRKKVQWASGRRRTSSTDSKSQSDPSKASRSRKLSRLTVKYDRGQLQSWLEMEQWVDAQVQDLFQDQPTPSEPEIDLEALMELSTEEQKTQLEAILQNCPHPTEVRDALGGKRRPSGTAASEEESLVLGPSPLP from the exons ATGCTGAGGGCTCTCAG CCCTGCCTCCTGCACATCTCCCAACCCGAACGAGGAGAATCCAAGAAAGAAGGTCCAGTGGGCTTCTGGGAGGAGGAGGACGTCATCCACAGACTCAAAGTCCCAGTCCGACCCCTCCAAAGCGTCCAGGTCCCGGAAACTCAGCCGGCTGACGGTGAAGTATGACCGGGGGCAGCTCCAGAGCTGGCTGGAGATGGAGCAGTGGGTGGACGCCCAGGTTCAGGATCTCTTCCAG gatcaaccaACTCCTTCTGAGCCTGAGATCGACCTGGAGGCTCTCATGGAACTATCCACAGAGGAGCAGAAGACTCAGTTGGAG GCTATTCTCCAAAactgcccccaccccacagaGGTAAGGGATGCTCTGGGGGGTAAGAGGAGGCCCAGCGGGACGGCAGCTAGCGAAGAGGAAAGCTTGGTCCTGggtccttctccccttccctga